One Azospirillum sp. B510 genomic window carries:
- the mbnB gene encoding methanobactin biosynthesis protein MbnB has protein sequence MKIGFNFTLGETLPLVRSLLASGRIDYVELLIDNFLAVPEEELAAGFDVPVGFHIMFSKFIEADEAALDSLASRLRSLIDRMNPLYVSDHVARFTHDGRQLYHLAEIDYAADYGRVRERVDWWQQRLGRRLFLENYPSILDGGHDAPAFFERLCRDTGCGVLFDASNAVCAHLNCGVPLEAWDGVIDASRHFHTAGYNLSILQPHLVLDTHDRALSEATMAFLESRRGLFDKPGATMTYERDDNFDEADIAADLDRLRALFVRDPVAPALERAVP, from the coding sequence ATGAAGATCGGTTTCAATTTCACGCTGGGAGAGACGCTGCCCCTGGTCCGGAGCCTGCTGGCATCGGGCCGCATCGACTATGTCGAACTGCTCATCGACAATTTCCTCGCCGTCCCGGAGGAGGAGTTGGCCGCCGGTTTCGACGTCCCGGTCGGCTTTCACATCATGTTCTCCAAATTCATCGAGGCCGACGAGGCGGCGCTGGACAGCCTCGCATCGCGCCTGCGCAGCCTGATCGACCGCATGAACCCGCTCTATGTGTCGGATCATGTGGCGCGTTTCACTCATGACGGGCGCCAACTCTACCACCTCGCCGAGATCGACTATGCCGCCGATTACGGGCGCGTGCGCGAGCGTGTGGACTGGTGGCAGCAGCGGCTGGGACGGCGGCTGTTCCTGGAAAACTACCCCTCCATCCTGGACGGCGGCCACGACGCGCCGGCCTTTTTCGAGCGGCTGTGCCGGGATACCGGCTGCGGGGTGTTGTTCGACGCCTCCAACGCGGTTTGCGCCCATCTCAATTGCGGCGTGCCGCTGGAGGCCTGGGATGGCGTCATCGACGCGAGCCGCCATTTCCACACCGCCGGCTACAACCTGTCGATCCTCCAGCCGCATCTGGTCCTGGACACCCATGACCGTGCCTTGTCCGAAGCGACCATGGCCTTTCTGGAGAGCCGGCGTGGCCTGTTCGACAAGCCCGGCGCCACCATGACCTACGAGCGCGACGACAATTTCGATGAGGCGGACATCGCGGCGGACCTCGACCGTCTGCGCGCTCTCTTCGTTCGCGACCCCGTCGCTCCCGCCTTGGAAAGGGCCGTGCCGTGA
- the mbnM gene encoding multi antimicrobial extrusion protein MatE, whose amino-acid sequence MTRTTALRTALGRMSLCRAVVAEAAFWRGYLALLFTFLLAQTAPQIDLALLARSPDGAVAAYVVVVRLALLETVATMALGSVASVAASRAAASGSASGAASRAAASEVSGALWLAALAGGLFALAGALAYPFALPWVAGGDAGVGAMAAAALPWFIATTPIRMVGGTAAFLLHAVGRGGLAIRWKSMELAARAGVGFLIVDRMVPGAAGCFVAALLVTAPSAVWAVAALRVHASDGGRPDRAWLSVRLRAAAWESQRLLSFHLLGLATLALFAAPLGGGGRERLEAYAAASVLVLALFAPLVAQLRFLAMRLAGCSAADVAVMVRARLAWGMAVGSAAGLTLAVAGDGLGRWVYHQEGRWWSALVCALALSVPWRVVGNMLRAALQATGGFAGVARADGLFGWLFGLPLTALGLWWDCPALAAGALLLPEVAAVVWLWSRLARAARTGAGDSTTMQAQSTVSVAGR is encoded by the coding sequence GTGACGCGCACAACCGCGCTCCGAACGGCGCTCGGCCGAATGTCCCTCTGCCGGGCGGTGGTGGCGGAAGCGGCCTTCTGGCGCGGGTACCTGGCGTTGCTTTTCACCTTCCTCCTGGCCCAGACGGCACCGCAGATCGATCTCGCGCTGCTCGCCCGGTCTCCGGACGGCGCCGTCGCCGCCTATGTGGTGGTGGTGCGGCTGGCGCTGCTGGAGACGGTCGCCACCATGGCGCTCGGCTCCGTCGCCTCGGTCGCGGCGAGCCGCGCGGCGGCGTCCGGATCTGCGTCCGGAGCTGCGTCCAGAGCTGCGGCGTCGGAGGTGAGTGGGGCGCTGTGGCTGGCGGCGCTGGCCGGCGGCCTGTTCGCCCTGGCCGGCGCGCTCGCCTACCCGTTCGCGCTCCCGTGGGTGGCGGGCGGGGATGCCGGGGTCGGCGCCATGGCGGCGGCTGCCTTGCCTTGGTTCATCGCCACCACCCCCATCCGCATGGTCGGCGGGACGGCGGCCTTCCTGCTCCATGCCGTCGGGCGGGGCGGGCTGGCGATCCGCTGGAAGTCGATGGAGCTGGCCGCCCGCGCCGGCGTAGGATTCCTGATCGTCGACCGGATGGTTCCCGGCGCCGCCGGCTGCTTCGTCGCCGCCCTGCTGGTGACGGCGCCGTCGGCGGTCTGGGCGGTTGCCGCGTTGCGCGTCCATGCCAGTGATGGCGGCAGGCCTGACCGTGCCTGGCTGTCCGTCAGGCTCAGGGCCGCGGCGTGGGAGTCGCAGCGGCTGCTGTCCTTCCATCTGCTCGGCCTGGCCACGCTGGCGCTGTTCGCCGCCCCGCTCGGTGGCGGTGGACGGGAGCGGCTGGAGGCCTACGCCGCCGCGTCGGTGCTGGTGCTGGCGTTGTTCGCGCCTTTGGTCGCGCAACTGCGCTTCCTGGCGATGCGGCTGGCCGGCTGCTCTGCGGCCGACGTGGCCGTGATGGTCCGCGCCCGGTTGGCCTGGGGGATGGCGGTCGGGAGCGCGGCCGGCCTGACGCTGGCCGTGGCCGGCGATGGGCTTGGGCGGTGGGTTTACCACCAGGAGGGGCGCTGGTGGTCGGCCCTTGTGTGCGCGCTCGCTCTATCGGTGCCCTGGCGGGTCGTCGGCAACATGTTGCGGGCCGCCTTGCAGGCCACCGGCGGCTTCGCCGGGGTGGCGCGGGCCGACGGCCTGTTCGGCTGGCTGTTCGGCTTGCCGCTGACCGCGTTGGGGTTGTGGTGGGATTGCCCCGCCCTTGCCGCCGGCGCTCTGCTGTTGCCGGAGGTCGCCGCGGTGGTCTGGCTGTGGAGCCGTCTGGCCCGCGCCGCGCGGACCGGGGCAGGCGACTCCACAACCATGCAGGCTCAGTCCACCGTGTCGGTGGCGGGCAGGTGA
- a CDS encoding SCO family protein, translating into MTPNKIGRGFFWSLGALAIAALAGLVGWQIQRVGSGHGVAADALTKLGGPWSLTDQTGQPRTDRSFPSKLQVMFFGYRYCPDICPTELQAIAETLDLLGADASQVQPLFISIDPQRDTPAALAEYTALFDSRILGLTGTPDQVAAMATAFRVYYARIEAKDGGADDYLMDHSAFVYLTDRTGAVAGVVPPGTKPADLAGIIRTRLKS; encoded by the coding sequence ATGACGCCGAACAAGATCGGACGCGGGTTCTTTTGGAGTCTTGGCGCCCTGGCCATCGCTGCGCTGGCTGGCCTGGTCGGCTGGCAGATCCAGCGCGTCGGCAGCGGTCACGGCGTTGCGGCGGACGCCCTGACCAAGCTCGGCGGCCCCTGGTCGCTGACCGATCAGACCGGCCAGCCGCGCACCGATCGCAGTTTTCCCAGCAAGCTGCAGGTGATGTTCTTCGGCTACCGCTATTGCCCGGACATCTGCCCGACCGAGCTCCAGGCCATCGCCGAGACGCTCGACCTGCTGGGCGCCGATGCGTCGCAGGTCCAGCCGCTGTTCATCAGCATCGATCCGCAGCGCGACACGCCCGCCGCGCTTGCCGAATACACCGCCCTGTTTGATTCCCGCATCCTCGGCCTGACCGGAACCCCCGATCAGGTCGCGGCGATGGCGACGGCGTTCCGCGTCTATTATGCGCGGATCGAAGCCAAGGACGGCGGGGCGGACGATTATCTGATGGATCACTCGGCCTTCGTCTACCTGACGGACCGCACCGGCGCCGTTGCCGGTGTCGTGCCGCCGGGCACCAAGCCGGCGGACCTCGCCGGCATCATCCGTACCCGACTGAAATCCTGA
- the mbnC gene encoding methanobactin biosynthesis protein MbnC, translating to MTAMTPGWAKRLVDADLLGALTVPARQGDYPRASRAFVRIDTSLRIYWHTLFDICPGLLDLSGPDGLSIFRPFMAWAADERLSLNWTYYLWVDVWLRRSPFAGRVTPELRLSLIGASAARWATGDRLEAGGIVLSGLDAADLVCGWKARSIDAGRQVERIGLEDPLPTAPEPFGFFTVPGGELDGGFPGWTPIPR from the coding sequence ATGACCGCGATGACGCCGGGCTGGGCGAAACGGCTGGTCGACGCCGACCTGCTGGGGGCGTTGACCGTGCCGGCCCGCCAGGGCGACTATCCGCGCGCCTCCCGCGCCTTCGTGCGCATCGACACCAGTCTGCGCATCTACTGGCATACGCTGTTCGACATCTGTCCGGGCCTGCTGGACCTGTCCGGCCCGGACGGGCTGTCCATCTTCCGCCCCTTCATGGCCTGGGCCGCGGATGAACGGCTGTCGCTGAATTGGACCTATTATCTGTGGGTGGACGTCTGGCTGCGCCGCTCGCCCTTCGCCGGCCGGGTGACGCCCGAACTGCGGCTGTCGCTGATCGGCGCGTCGGCCGCCCGATGGGCCACCGGCGACCGGTTGGAGGCCGGCGGCATCGTGCTGTCCGGTCTGGACGCCGCCGATCTGGTCTGTGGCTGGAAGGCGCGGAGCATCGATGCCGGCCGCCAGGTCGAGCGGATCGGACTGGAAGACCCTCTGCCGACGGCGCCGGAGCCTTTCGGCTTCTTCACCGTCCCAGGCGGGGAGTTGGATGGCGGCTTTCCCGGCTGGACGCCGATTCCACGGTGA
- a CDS encoding DUF2946 family protein — translation MATTPDGMRRFARHGLLAAAVALIVQMVAWAWMPAWTVSGGGTSAQFTAICTPDGVKVVALDDDGLVVELQPSVLPTEKAPASKAEGQCPLCPLIGGLGLAPTQATVMPSDVERHGPTLLPGNQIATGWFLATLQARAPPSLG, via the coding sequence ATGGCGACGACCCCCGACGGAATGCGGCGATTTGCACGGCACGGCCTGTTGGCCGCTGCCGTTGCCCTGATCGTGCAGATGGTCGCCTGGGCGTGGATGCCGGCCTGGACTGTGTCTGGCGGCGGGACCTCCGCCCAGTTCACGGCCATTTGTACGCCGGACGGGGTGAAGGTCGTGGCCTTGGACGATGACGGTCTGGTCGTCGAGCTTCAGCCGTCTGTGTTGCCGACGGAAAAAGCGCCCGCAAGCAAGGCCGAAGGCCAGTGTCCGCTGTGTCCGTTGATCGGCGGATTGGGATTGGCCCCAACCCAGGCGACCGTCATGCCGTCGGACGTCGAGCGTCATGGCCCGACACTGCTTCCAGGCAACCAGATCGCCACCGGCTGGTTCCTCGCCACCCTCCAGGCCAGGGCTCCCCCGTCCTTGGGATGA
- a CDS encoding MbnP family copper-binding protein: MTVQRAAFAGLAILGLAACSTTVPVPDIMPVTVTFALTANGKPARCGEPLGPLGAGGTPAMLHDARFYVQDVALIDAAGRAVPLTLAQNDWQTASVALLDFEDGSGGCVGGTRATNATVTGSVPAGRYAGLSFTVGVPPALNHTSTEKAAPPLDIAAMGWSWQAGRKFMKVEVDPNGGVAKSGGAKARTWYVHLGSTGCTGNPADGESVSCTNANRLPVTVAAFDPVSQAVALDLSALFDGSALGRDRGGAVGCMSGPTDPECGPVFRQLGLSLESGRPVTPGSSPAFAAVTKPVSKP, from the coding sequence ATGACCGTCCAGCGCGCCGCTTTCGCCGGCCTTGCGATCCTCGGCCTTGCGGCCTGCTCCACCACCGTGCCGGTACCGGACATCATGCCGGTCACGGTGACCTTCGCCCTGACGGCCAACGGCAAGCCGGCACGCTGCGGCGAGCCGCTCGGACCGCTCGGGGCGGGCGGCACCCCGGCGATGCTGCACGACGCGCGCTTCTATGTGCAGGATGTCGCCCTGATCGATGCGGCGGGGCGGGCGGTTCCGCTGACGCTGGCGCAGAATGACTGGCAGACGGCGTCGGTCGCCCTGCTCGACTTCGAGGACGGGTCGGGCGGATGTGTCGGCGGCACGCGGGCGACCAACGCCACGGTGACGGGGAGCGTGCCGGCCGGCCGCTATGCCGGGCTGTCCTTCACCGTCGGCGTGCCGCCGGCCCTGAACCACACCAGCACCGAAAAGGCGGCCCCGCCGCTGGACATCGCCGCCATGGGATGGAGCTGGCAGGCGGGTCGGAAATTCATGAAGGTGGAGGTCGATCCGAACGGCGGGGTCGCCAAGTCCGGCGGAGCGAAGGCCAGGACCTGGTACGTCCATCTCGGCTCCACCGGCTGCACCGGCAACCCGGCGGACGGGGAAAGCGTGTCCTGCACCAACGCCAACCGGCTGCCGGTGACCGTCGCCGCCTTCGATCCGGTGAGCCAAGCCGTTGCGCTCGACCTGTCGGCGCTGTTCGACGGCAGCGCGCTGGGCCGGGACCGCGGCGGGGCGGTCGGCTGCATGAGCGGCCCGACCGACCCGGAATGCGGCCCGGTGTTCCGGCAGCTCGGCCTGTCGCTGGAGAGTGGGCGGCCGGTGACGCCCGGATCCTCACCGGCCTTCGCTGCGGTCACCAAGCCGGTTTCCAAGCCATGA
- a CDS encoding methanobactin export MATE transporter MbnM has protein sequence MTGRFRRILAAGVAVLAPVLGLATAMPVLAADWTWSLPGHVPEPRVPADNPMSAVKVELGRRLFYDTRLSGNGTIACASCHIQAKAFTDGRALSPGSTGGLTHRNAQPLANSAWNATYTWANPALVSLERQMEVPLFGDDPVEMGVTDANRAAILERLRADPVYPPLFRQSFPDEAEPLTMATVIKAIAAFQRGIVSVDSRYDRYLQGKASLSEAETRGMALFFGERAECHHCHGSFNFNDQVVHARSREVETPFHNTGLYNLDGAGAYPFPNRGLFEFTAKPEDMGAFRAPSLRNVAVTGPYMHDGGIATLAAVIDAYSDGGRAVRSGPLKGDGRLNPHKSGLISRIGLTPQEKRDLLAFLGALTDETLLTDPRWSDPWKK, from the coding sequence ATGACCGGCCGGTTCCGGCGCATCCTGGCCGCAGGAGTCGCCGTCCTCGCGCCCGTCCTCGGGTTGGCGACGGCGATGCCGGTCCTGGCGGCGGACTGGACATGGTCGCTGCCGGGCCATGTGCCGGAGCCGCGCGTGCCCGCCGACAACCCGATGTCGGCGGTGAAGGTCGAGCTGGGCCGGCGGCTGTTCTACGATACCCGCCTGTCCGGCAACGGGACCATCGCCTGCGCCTCCTGCCACATCCAGGCGAAGGCCTTCACCGACGGACGGGCGCTGTCGCCGGGATCGACCGGCGGGCTGACCCACCGGAACGCCCAGCCGCTGGCGAACAGCGCCTGGAATGCCACCTACACCTGGGCGAACCCGGCGCTGGTGTCGCTGGAGCGGCAGATGGAGGTCCCGCTGTTCGGCGACGACCCCGTCGAGATGGGGGTGACCGACGCCAACCGGGCGGCGATCCTGGAGCGGCTGCGCGCCGATCCCGTTTATCCGCCGCTGTTCCGCCAGTCCTTTCCCGACGAGGCGGAGCCGCTGACCATGGCGACGGTCATCAAGGCGATCGCAGCCTTCCAGCGCGGCATCGTATCGGTGGACAGCCGCTATGACCGCTATCTCCAGGGCAAGGCCAGCCTGAGCGAGGCGGAGACGCGGGGCATGGCCCTGTTCTTCGGCGAGCGGGCCGAGTGCCACCATTGCCATGGCAGCTTCAATTTCAACGATCAGGTCGTCCACGCCCGGAGCCGGGAGGTGGAGACGCCGTTCCACAACACCGGCCTCTACAATCTGGACGGCGCCGGGGCCTATCCCTTCCCCAACCGCGGCCTGTTCGAGTTCACCGCCAAGCCGGAGGACATGGGCGCCTTCCGTGCGCCCAGCCTGCGCAACGTGGCGGTGACCGGCCCCTACATGCATGACGGTGGCATCGCCACGCTGGCGGCGGTGATCGACGCCTATTCCGATGGCGGCCGGGCGGTGCGTTCGGGGCCGTTGAAGGGCGACGGCCGCCTCAACCCGCACAAGAGCGGCCTGATCTCCCGCATCGGGCTGACGCCGCAGGAAAAGCGCGACCTGCTGGCCTTCCTGGGAGCGCTGACGGACGAGACCCTGCTGACCGACCCGCGCTGGTCGGATCCCTGGAAGAAATGA
- the cydX gene encoding cytochrome bd-I oxidase subunit CydX: MWYFAWVLGVGFAFACGILNAVWHEHHLPATDTVD; the protein is encoded by the coding sequence ATGTGGTATTTCGCCTGGGTCCTCGGCGTCGGCTTCGCCTTCGCCTGCGGCATCCTGAACGCCGTCTGGCACGAACATCACCTGCCCGCCACCGACACGGTGGACTGA
- a CDS encoding copper chaperone PCu(A)C: MTIMRIATLAALLMFAAGTALAHGYKAGSIEIEHPWARATAPSAQNGAAYLVLNGTGKESDRLLSAATPVAEKAELHTHLMDNGVMKMRPVDAIEVAPGSPTALQPGGLHIMLFGLKQPLVKGKAFPLTLTFEKAGPVTVQVDVQGAGAAAPSHEGMGDSHKTH; the protein is encoded by the coding sequence ATGACGATCATGCGTATTGCGACACTCGCGGCCCTGTTGATGTTCGCCGCCGGCACCGCGTTGGCCCATGGCTACAAGGCCGGTTCCATCGAGATTGAACATCCCTGGGCCCGCGCCACGGCGCCGTCCGCCCAGAACGGGGCCGCCTATCTGGTGCTGAACGGAACGGGCAAGGAGAGCGACCGGCTGCTGTCGGCCGCCACCCCGGTCGCGGAGAAGGCGGAACTGCATACGCACCTGATGGACAATGGCGTCATGAAGATGCGCCCGGTCGATGCCATCGAGGTGGCGCCGGGTTCCCCGACGGCGCTTCAGCCCGGCGGTCTGCATATCATGCTGTTCGGTCTGAAGCAGCCCCTGGTCAAGGGGAAGGCCTTTCCGCTGACCCTGACCTTCGAGAAGGCCGGTCCCGTCACCGTTCAGGTCGATGTTCAAGGCGCCGGGGCCGCGGCACCGTCGCACGAGGGCATGGGGGATTCTCACAAGACGCACTGA
- a CDS encoding TonB-dependent hemoglobin/transferrin/lactoferrin family receptor, producing the protein MTTLSVRLRASCLIVPGLIAIACPAASQQQSNPAQGSAFQLDAVTVTATRSENNSFDVPASVSILTREQLDDAQAANLSVLRKLPGVDLGGGARPAGQIPTIRGLQGPRVILSVDGARRDYADNIRTPLLIDPDMVQQIDIVRGSESALYGSGGIGGVMALRTLEADDILAPGRTVGGRAKIGFRSADHSVSTNLTGAARSGGVDILGSATLRDAGRIQTGDGNGLTNDQQLKSGLFKVGATLNEGNRVQLSYQKFADNLVTPSNPGGSDAFGLLQRLKRRQDQFTGSYAFHDDGRKWIDGSATAYYTKLRFATTPYTAGVTATDIEMATAGVALQNSTRIEMAPWLRHRITYGVDAHRDRARNRDGGVANAVQPDGEQISQGLFLQDEVTIAEDWTLIGAVRHDRYRLEPVGQASSDNQRLSPKIALKWQVRPFLGLFVGYSEAFRAPTLGETYQNLGTTRALFNFRPNPGLKPETSRTKEAGFTLAFDDVLTGGDAMRLKTTVFTETVDDMITSATIGRYTRAAPFSGTGLIFQNQNVAKADRHGGEVVASYTAGGLDVGIGYSHLRAKDASTGAGLFAPPDKVTLGTRYRFESGWSVWWTGQFVDEQHRDATALRRRDGYGLHDIGVTYDRDWYRVDLGVTNLFDKAYATYQQSQTTTYTYEEGRSVNLTLSARF; encoded by the coding sequence GTGACGACCCTTTCCGTGCGCCTGCGCGCGTCCTGCCTCATCGTGCCCGGCCTGATCGCCATCGCCTGTCCCGCCGCCTCCCAGCAGCAGAGCAACCCGGCACAGGGGAGCGCCTTTCAGTTGGACGCCGTCACCGTCACGGCGACGCGCAGCGAGAACAACAGTTTCGACGTGCCGGCATCGGTGTCCATCCTCACCCGCGAGCAGCTGGATGATGCCCAGGCCGCGAACCTCTCGGTGCTGCGCAAGCTTCCCGGAGTCGATCTCGGCGGAGGCGCCCGCCCGGCCGGCCAGATTCCGACGATCCGCGGCTTGCAGGGGCCGCGCGTCATCCTGTCCGTCGATGGCGCCCGGCGCGATTACGCCGACAACATCCGCACGCCGCTGCTGATCGACCCGGACATGGTGCAGCAGATCGACATCGTGCGCGGCTCAGAATCGGCGCTCTACGGCAGCGGCGGCATCGGCGGCGTCATGGCGCTGCGCACTCTGGAGGCCGATGACATCCTCGCTCCCGGCCGGACCGTCGGCGGCCGGGCGAAGATCGGCTTCCGCAGCGCCGACCACAGCGTTTCGACCAACCTGACCGGTGCCGCGCGCAGCGGCGGTGTGGATATCCTGGGCAGCGCCACCCTGCGCGACGCCGGACGCATCCAGACCGGTGATGGGAACGGCCTGACCAACGACCAGCAGCTGAAAAGCGGGCTGTTCAAGGTCGGGGCGACGCTGAACGAGGGCAACCGGGTCCAGCTTTCCTACCAGAAATTCGCCGACAATCTGGTCACACCCAGCAATCCCGGCGGCAGCGACGCCTTCGGCCTGTTGCAGAGGCTGAAGCGGCGGCAGGACCAGTTCACCGGCAGCTACGCCTTCCACGACGACGGCCGGAAGTGGATCGACGGCAGCGCCACCGCCTATTACACCAAGCTGCGCTTCGCGACGACGCCCTACACCGCCGGGGTGACGGCCACCGATATCGAGATGGCGACCGCCGGCGTCGCGTTGCAGAACAGCACCCGCATCGAGATGGCGCCGTGGCTGCGCCATCGGATCACCTACGGCGTCGACGCCCACCGTGACCGTGCCCGCAACCGCGACGGCGGTGTCGCCAACGCGGTCCAGCCGGATGGCGAGCAGATCTCGCAGGGCCTGTTCCTTCAGGACGAGGTGACCATCGCCGAGGATTGGACGCTGATCGGCGCCGTCCGGCATGACCGCTACCGGCTGGAGCCAGTGGGACAGGCATCGTCCGACAATCAGCGCCTGTCGCCCAAAATCGCTCTGAAATGGCAGGTCCGGCCCTTTCTCGGCCTGTTCGTCGGCTATTCGGAGGCGTTCCGGGCGCCGACGCTGGGTGAGACCTATCAGAACCTCGGCACCACCCGCGCCCTCTTCAACTTCCGCCCCAATCCGGGCCTCAAGCCCGAGACCAGCCGGACCAAGGAGGCTGGTTTCACGCTGGCCTTCGACGATGTGCTGACCGGTGGCGACGCGATGCGGCTGAAGACCACTGTCTTCACCGAGACGGTGGATGACATGATCACCTCGGCCACCATCGGCCGCTACACCCGCGCGGCACCCTTCTCCGGCACCGGGCTGATCTTCCAGAACCAGAACGTCGCCAAGGCGGATCGCCACGGCGGCGAGGTGGTGGCCAGCTACACCGCCGGCGGTCTCGACGTCGGCATCGGCTATTCGCATCTGCGGGCCAAGGACGCCTCGACCGGTGCCGGGCTGTTCGCCCCGCCCGACAAGGTCACGCTGGGCACCCGCTACCGCTTCGAGTCCGGTTGGTCCGTCTGGTGGACCGGCCAGTTCGTCGACGAGCAGCACCGTGACGCGACGGCGTTGCGTCGGCGTGACGGCTATGGGCTGCACGACATCGGCGTGACCTACGACCGCGACTGGTACCGGGTCGATCTCGGCGTCACCAACCTGTTCGACAAGGCCTACGCCACCTACCAGCAGTCGCAGACGACGACCTACACCTACGAGGAAGGCCGCAGCGTCAACCTGACGCTGAGCGCGCGGTTCTGA
- the mbnA gene encoding methanobactin, translated as MTIKIAKKQTLSVAGRAGACCGSCCAPVGVN; from the coding sequence ATGACCATCAAGATCGCCAAGAAGCAGACCCTGTCTGTGGCCGGCCGCGCGGGCGCCTGCTGCGGGTCCTGCTGCGCCCCGGTCGGCGTGAACTGA